The Lolium perenne isolate Kyuss_39 chromosome 6, Kyuss_2.0, whole genome shotgun sequence genome segment AAAGAAAACTACAGCTATTTGCTAATTTAACTTAATATTATGTGTGCATGCTATGCCCACGTGATGGCTTTATCTTTAACATCCAAAATAAATGTTAAATCTATGCTCTTTTTTTGGCTACAAGATTCTACTAGTCCTATTTAGACTATGTATGGCTCATATCTGTAAATTAGCTTCAACCAAGCTTGATTCAGCTCCATTCTACACACAAATCTCAAGTTAGGAGTTGTGAATACCCATCCAGGAGGATATGGAAATTCAAGTTAGTACCAGCATTGGTTAAATTTTACGAAGTGCGGCCAATGATTGCGCCATTACAGTATAGCAATACTCAGAGGTGACTATCTTGTTCTGCACAGTTGCATATGGAAAGAAAAATCCAACTTCCATAAATGGTGACGTTTATATTGCTAAATCTTTTTGATTTGTCCAAGGTCAATCATCAATGCTGCCCTTAAATATCTTGGGAAGGTAAGCAAGATGGGAAATAAGCCAATACAGACAAGACATGAAACCCTGACTTAATGCAAATAAGAACAAATTTCCCTTTTTTACCACTGACTAGAAGCAAAGTGTGCTTTTCAGAATGCAAAATCAAACTCAATCAATGAAATTTTATAAATGTTCGCGGGGGTGCAAAGCGTTCGATATAGAATAAACTGACATTGCATGTTGAATACTTGAATTCATGTTGATGAGTAAGTTTTAGATGTGAACAGGCACATGAACATACCAGTGTTTTGAAATCATCTGCCATCAAGTCGATGTTTGTCTTTGTCCTACCCAACACACTGCAAGATGCAGTCAATGTGCATATTAGTTCCAATATGTAAGTTTACTTTATTAAGCCAATGCAATCACATCATCTATCTCATCACCAGATCATAAAAAATATAAACTACAAAACTATCATAATATTTTTTCTCAAGATAAAAGTATTGACTACAATAGAGGAAGCAGGTTATTTCAAATTTAAGATGACAATCCATATCCAAGAAACTGAGAATCATAGTCAGGAGTTATTTGAACAGCACATGGCCCACACAGACCAAGCTAGGGAGTGGATCCTGATGATCTCTGAGTAGTTCATCTTTAAATTAGGAAGAATCGAGAAATAGTAGGATTCTGGTTGAAGTCTAGTTCCGGCTTGTGGATGAAGTGCACCATATTATATAAAACTATCATGTACCCTCAGATAAGGATGCAATAAAATAGAAGAATAAGTCTTCACCTTGCCTCCCAGAGCAAGAGCACCTCCCCTACCTCTCTACAAGACGGTCTCAGATAATAGTTATTTAATGCCTCAACAGACTTGACTGCATTATTTATACTAACAATAGACGCAATGAGTGCATTAACACTGCAGGAAGTTTGAACTCCACTGCTCAAGTGCTCAGATAGTTAGAAAGACATGTAGCCTAGCAGAGCTCATCAAAAGAAAATTGGACTTCCCTAGTCCAACCTGACTGGGTATAAATGAAGTTACTCTTGACCAAAAACTCTAAACTCCTGAATCATGAATACTATTCAAAGAAGGTGCAGGGAATATTGAAAGCAAAGAAGATGCAGGATCAAAACAGGTTACTTGAATAGGATTGTGCATCACAGCATTTTGTTAATCACAACACTAGATTTTTGTAAAATGTTGAAGGTCTACAGGAATTTCCTATAAAGTGGAGTTATGGCAACTTCAACATGTTGCTCCAGTCCTTCGGTAATCGGTAGTGCTTTGTCCGAGACTGGAAACTGCAACCCCAAGTCCCAATAGGATGGTGATTTGTATGTTTTATAACAAAAGGTTAAACAAGCAACGATGGAACAGATTGTAAAAAATGTAGTCCATTAAACCATTAGACGGCATGGAATGGAATATAAGCATTCTTGTACATTACATATGACACTTACATATACATGTACAACATCAGACAGCAAAGTTCCGTATAAATTGCATGGACATACTGAAGTTACTTTTTTTTTCTATTAAAAATAAGGAAGAAAGCAAAATCTCAAGACATATCAGCCACACATATGCATCAAGAAAACCGTTATCAAACATGAAGATTACCTTAGAGGCAAGGCAATCTTGTTTTGGGGATCAGAAACGGCTAGCCCCACATACTTACTGCCAACATCGAGCCCAAGCAGCCGGCCCTGCTTCTTTGACCCACCCTCAAGTACTTTCCGGAACAACTCCTCCGCTTTGAGCAGCCTCATTGTATGCCTCCTCTGCTTTCAACTGCGAGCACAGAAAGGCAGGATGATGATGGTACATCACAGACATGTGCAAAAGCACTCTTAATTTTTCTATATTCATCCCAAATTTCAGAAAATCAAAGAGTTCAGATGGATTCACATCACAGTGTTACCCCCACCGAGTTCACGGAGGATGGATTAGTGGGGAAAGCGATCTAGATTAATGCTTCTATGCAGTGTCAAAACGAACATGGTCAGAACTCAGAAGACATCGCATAAGAAACTTCTGTGAAAAAGAACTCGAGTGCAGCCTCAGCCAAGATTATGGACAGTTGGTACTACAGCATGCTAGAAGATATATGTACTTGTAAGGGCGGAATAACATATATGGTAGGCCTACTAGTTACTAATTTCCCCCTTTGGCACTGTTATCTTTTCATTAAGCTACTAATCCAGTGTACTAGTCTAATCATATTCTAAAATTACCAATCTGCCGTCGTCTCTTTTCTTCAGGTCTCGGCAGACAGAGACGTCGCTCGTTCTCTACTCTTTCTGCTCGTCCTGCCCGTGACCCCTAGCCGCAGGAGCCGCTGCATCTCGCCTCCGTCGGCCCAGGGAGGAAGTTACGAACAGCGCAGCGCCGGCGAGCTAGCCTAGCTCGTTAATGTTCGGCGTCGCACTGGACCGTGTGCCAGGGAAAACGTAGGAGGGGAGATAGTGGAGTTGGGGCGCGTGTGCTCACCCGATTCGCTCGGCAGCAGCGGGCAACAGCCGGTCGGAGCAGAGATCGGTGGCGGCCGGCGGAGCTGAGGCCCGACGGCGACCAGCAGAGCAGAGGTCCGCGCTAATCTGGAGCGACCCAACCTGGAGGAGACACCGCCGGTGGAGAATGCGCGCCGCGCCGGGGCGCCGGGGAAGCAAAGAGGAGCGAGCTGCCAGGGTGCGGCGGCCGGGGGTTTGCAGCTCGTCGGAAGAAAATTTGGAGCTGCAAGCAGGCCTATGTGCTGGGCTGGGCTGGGCCAGCAATATACTTAGGGGCTCAGATATCAAGCACTGGAGACCACACTGAACTGGTGCTCAGATTGACAGATTCGAAGATTCCCAGGTCCTCCCTCCTCTTCAGCCATCGGTGGTCGGAGACTGCGCGACGACGAGCAGAGAAGCTCCCATGGCGGAGGCAGCAACAGAGCAGCGGAGCCCCGACAAGCCGCGCCCCGTCCGCTGTATCGTGAAGCTAGGTGCTCGCCCCAGTCGTATCTTTCTTGCGCTGTTGCGCACTTCTCTATAGCTGTGTATTTCCCCTGCAGCCGGTGCTGATCGATTCAGAGCATGAAATCTGCCGACGCAGGCGGAGCGGCCATCACGAACAAGGGGGAGCTGCAGAGCATCGACGAGGGGAGCCTGCGGTCGGCGTGCGCGCAGCTGCGGCAGGCCATGTCCGGGTCCGGCGACGCCACCCCGGAGAAGGTCATGGGGATGGACTGGAGCAGGAGGCCCGACGATCCGGCCGACCCAGCCGTGGACACGGAGGGGTTCAGGGATATGGCGGGGCTGGGGATCGACACCAACTTCATCGTCGTCCATGATGCCGGTATGTATAGCTCGAAATCTGTTGTTGCCTCTGGGTTGTGGTTCTCTGTCTTTGGCTTGCTGATGATGAGCTTGTCTGGGTGGTTTGTGGTGTAGTCGTGTAGAATCCAGATGAACATGATTGCTAACTGCCAAGTGCCCGTGAAATTCCTCCCAGTTAGCGAGCAGGTTCAGCACATTGTTTTTCGACGTTTTTGTGGATTTCAATTTAAGTTGGCTCGTCTGATTgatagtctctgggtccttcctaAGGGACAGTGCTAAACAACAagggagtttttttttttgcgaaaacacTAACAAGGGAGATTGGTTAATATCATGTTGCCTGTAATACCAGTACCTATAATTGGACCGCTAGAGTTTGAGTTTGTAATTGTGTTGTTCAATGATGTCGAGATTGTAATAATCTGCTACCTGAATTTAATGCTTCAGGTTCTTTTGTTCACTTCCAAGCAAGTAGATCTGGAGTTCATAAGGGAGGGTTGCATACACCCCTGGTGAAGGCTGGCTTTGTGGCTACGAGAATTTCAGTATGTCCCATTTCTAAATTCTACTTCTAATAATCGCCGGGCCTCCTGCTCCAGTCCATCCCCATGACCTTCTCCGGGGTGGCGGCGCCGGACCCGGACATGGCCTGCCGCAGCTGCGCGCACGTCGACCGCAGGCTCCCCTCGTCGATGCTCTGCAGCTCCCCCTTGTTCGTGATGGCCGCTCCACCTGCGTCGGCAGATTTCATGCTCTGAATCGATCAGCACCGGCTGCAGGGGAAATACACAGCTATAGAGAAATGCGCAACAGCGCAAGAAAGATACGACTGGGGCGAGCACCTAGCTTCATGATACAGCGGACGGGGCGCGGCTTGTCGGGGCTCCGCTGCTCTGTTGCTGCCTCCGCCATGGGAGCTTCTCTGCTCGTCGTCGTGCAGTCTCCGACCACCGATGGCTGAAGAGGAGGGAGGACCTGGGAATCTCCGAATCTGTCAATCTGAGCACCAGTTCAGTGTGGTCTCCAGTGCTTGATATCTGAGCCCCTAAGTATATTGCTGGCCCAGCCCAGCCCAGCACATAGGCCTGCTTGCAGCTCCAAATTTTCTTCCGACGAGCTGCAAACCCCCGGCCGCCGCACCCTGGCAGCTCGCTCCTCTTTGCTTCCCTGGCGCCCCGGCGCGGCGCGCATTCtccaccggcggcgtctcctccAGGTTGGGTCGCTCCAGATTAGCGCGGACCTCTGCTCTGCTGGTCGCCGTCGGGCCTCAGCTCCGCCGGCCACCACCGATCTCTGCTCCGACCGGCTGTTGCCCGCTGCTGCCGAGCGAATCGGGTGAGCACACGCGCCCCAACTCCACTATCTCCCCTCCTACGTTTTCCCTGGCACACGGTCTAGTGCGACGCCGAACATTGACGAGCTAGGCTAGCTCGCCGGCGCTGCGCAGTTCGTAACTGCCTCCCTGGGCCGACGGAGGCGAGATGCAGCGGCTCCTGCGGCTAGGGGTCACGGGCAGGACGAGCAGAAAGAGTAGAGAACGAGCGACGTCTCTGTCTGCCGAGACCTGAAGAAAAGAGACGACGGCAGAGTGGTAATTTCAGAATATGATTAGACTAGTACACTGGATTAGTAGTTTAATGAAAAGATAACAGTGCCAAAGGGGGAAATTAGTAACTAGTAGGCCTACCATATGTGTTATTCCGCCGTTACAAGTCCATATATCTTCTAGCATGCTGTAGTACCAACTATCCATAATCTTGGTTGAGGCTGCACTCGAGTTCCATTTGACAGAAGTTTTTTATGCGATGTCTTCTGAGTTCTGACCATGTTCAGGTTTTCGTTTTGACACTGCATAGAATCATTAATCTAGATCGGTTTCCCCACTAATCCATCCTCCGTGAACTCGGTGGGGGTAACACTGTGATGTGAATCCATCTGAACTCTTTGATTTTCTGAAATTTGGGATGAATATAGAAAAATTAAGAGTGCTTTTGCACATGTTTGTGATGTACCATCATCATCCTGCCTTTCTGTGCTCGCAGTTGAAAGCAGAGGAGGCATACAATGAGGCTGCTCAAAGCGGAGGAGTTGTTCCGGAAAGTACTTGAGGGTGGGTCAAAGAAGCAGGGCCGGCTGCTTGGGCTCGATGTTGGCAGTAAGTATGTGGGGCTAGCCGTTTCTGATCACCAAAACAAGATTGCCTTGCCTCTAAGGTAATCTTCATGTTTGATAACGGTTTTCTTGATGCATATGTGTGGCTGATATGTCTTGAGATTTTGTTTTCTTCCTTATTTTTAATAGAAAAAAAGTAACTTCAGTATGTCCATGCAATTTATACGGAACTTTGCTGTCTAATGCTGTACATGTATATGTAAGTGTCATATGTAATGTACAAGAATGCTTATATTCCATTCCATGCCTTCTAATGGTTTAATGGACTACATTTTTTTAGAATCTATTCCATCGTTGCTTGTTTAACCTTTTGTTATAAAACATACAAATCACCATCCTATTGGGACTTGGGGTTGCAGTTTCCAGTCTCGGACAAAGCACTACCGATTACCGAAGGACTGGAGCAACATGTTGAAGTTACCATAACTCCGAAATTCCTGTAGACCTTCAACATTTTACAAAAATCTAGTGTTGTGATTAACAAAATGCTGTGATGCACAATCCTATTCAAGTAACCTGTTTTGATCCTGCATCTTCTTTGTCTTCAATATTCCCTGCACCTTCTTTGAATAGTATTCATGATTCAGTATGTCCCATTTCTAAATTCTCCTCCAAACAGCACGTGACACCATACACATTCAGCCTTCAATTCTCCAGTAGCAAGAATAACCCTATTGAACTCATTCCACACCATATATGTGGGCTTTCTCTTCAAACGAACTGGAGATGGGACATTTTCCTGCTCAACAGACTCACTTGAACTTGATGCCATTCCTACCACACAGTACCACAAATTACACAACAATTATCTGAACAGACTGTTTTCTGCTGCAGCCAATCAGTGATGAACTCTAACAAATCAAGGAGCACATAACTACATAATAAGTTATTGGAACAAATAGATGTACAATGTACAGACAGACTACTTTCATATTTGTTTTATCCTAAACTGCTGACCTCCCACTTGCACAAATTCCTACGTGAGCTTGTCTAGTCCCAGTAGAATACGGATCTGTATCCATCATTTGAGTCGCTGCAACTAGCAAGTGTGATTTGGTCGATGTGTTGTATGCAGTATGCAGGATCGCTCATAATACATGAAAAAAGGAGTAGAAATTTCCTATTACCTTGATGGATCCGTGGATGCAGATGGTCCCCGACTGCTACAAGCCTCGCCTGTACGTGCTCCTACTCTCAACCGTCACCGTCTTCGTGGATTCGCCGGTCGCCGTCGTTGTCTGGCCGTCACTTGCGACTTGCCTTAGATCTTGAGGAGGAGAACGGGAGGAGTAGCTGTGACCCACGGGAAGGGACGGCCGGAGGTGCACGGACCGCCGACGTCTGCCGCCCGCCGCTGGTGGTTTATTTGGGGTCGAGCAGGGCGCTGTCGATTGGGGATTTGGGGAAGAGAGGAGCGGCGGCTGAGTGCGAGGAGAATGGGGGAGAATGGGACTAGCGGGTTCTGTTACGCAATTTCTATTACTCAGTCGACCTTGTTCAAGGGTTACACCGAGGTCACGTTTTGTGGCCGCGCGATCGCGATCGGACGACCCGACGCGAGCTGGGCGTTTCACTCTCTTGGCCCCAGCGCGCAGAAGCCTATCCAGTTGTTACCTATGGACGAGCTGTTTCCTCTTTTAGTCGATTCGCTCGATCTCGCCGGCGATTCACAGCACCGGGGGAGAGATTCGTCGGCGCCGGTTGTTTCCTCTCGCCGGGGTCCGCTTCCTCATGCCGGCGGCTGCTTCCTCGTGCCGGCTGCTACATCGTGGCAGAGGTTGCTTCCTCGCGGCGGCGTCCGCAGCTACCTCGTGCCGGCGGCGGCCGGTTCACCGTGGCAGCGGCCGATTTCCAGCTACCTTCTCGCGCCGACAGCTAATTCCCCGCGTTGTCCGGCTACATCCCCACGCCTCCTGCTAAATCAGCCGCGTCTCCGGCTACATCCACGGTAAGCTAATCTTCGATCTAACTGAAAACTTTTTGATCTAGTAGATTTGTGTGGTTTTTTTTCGATTCATGCTAGGAGAGATTTCTGCCGATGATGAACAGGTGTTTCTCTGTACATTTTGTGTTTGTATGTGCTTTGTAGATGTAACCTAGTATATTTTTCCCACTAAATAGATTACCTGGGGAGCTTAGGGTGAGCCAATATTTAGGCCCCATGTCATACTAGAATGGAACTTCTCAGCCCATGTATCCAGTGAACACTAGTTGTAACATAGACGATGATAGGTGGTAGTGTTGTACATGTGGTTTTCCGATCATTAGATGTTAATTTGTGTGTTACATTTCATATCATTATGTTCGCCGGTATGGTTGTATCCCACTTTTTATTTTGCTTTTCTTGTTGTTTTTACACATAAGAGTCAAAAATAGCTTACATGTCTGGATTGCCATGAACTACAATGAATTATGTCATTCATACTTTTGAGAAAAACTGAATGATTTTTTGCAGCCAAATTGACTGTTTCTGTTTGGTACATGCTTTCTTGTCCAGGGTTTGGAGTATAAGATCAAGATAGTTGAGGTCGATCTGGCAGACTTTCCGGTTTGGTACAAGGAGAAGGTTTACTCGAGGAACAAGGTGTGGTTCATCTCAATTCTGTCTCACGTGTACAATATGCTACATTGTTTCAGGATGCAGTCCATTATCTCTCTAATATTCATCCACACTTATGTACTTTCATTGTCTTGACAGGTGCCTTCTCTGGAGCATAACAAACAGGAGAAAGAGAGCTTGGATCTGGTCAAGTACATTGACAACAATTTCAAAGGCCCAAGCCAATGTAGTAACAAAACGGGGGCGGCGCATGGTTTGCCCaaaaaagagaaaggaaagaagCATCTGGAGTGACCAAAATCGCGAGACGGGGAGGTCGAGGCCCCGGCGACCGACGTCTCCCTCAGTTCCTCGGTTTGCCGACGTGCTCGTGGTGGAAGCCGAAGTCCACGGAGCAGCGCCGCCAGCCTGATCAAACTAATCGACGACGCCGGCGCTCGTACACCGCTCGGAGTCTAGAACCACCTGTATGTCAACCAGTCCTGTCCTGGCTGCAATTTAGATTTTTCACCTATTGGTTTTGAAAATCCCATAACTTGCATCAGTCTAAAAATAGGAGGTGTGCTGGATAATTTCTATTCTCTTTACTTTGCTTTAGATTTTCTCTCGGACTTAAAAAGCATTGACTTGCAATTGACCTACTCAGCCATTTGCGGCATATAAGCTTGACAGGGAACACACATCTAGTGGAGAGTTAGTTTCtgcgtgtttcttttctttttctttctttttgaaaAGTGGTTATGTATTAATTAAGAAACTGAATTTGGATTACACCCAAGCCGGTCTCGACGCGCAGGTATGGACTCTACTTAGTAACACACCACCACTAAACTCTCAACGTCCAACCTTATTACATGATCTATCAGCCTTCACCATGGATATTCACTAGCAGACGGTTGTTGTCAGACAGCGCGGCGGCGGCGAAGTGTCCATTGGCATCGTGGTGACCTGGTGGTGCTACATGACCTGGAGAGATGGCTGCCGGGATGACTTGTCGCAGGACCTGGAGAGATGGCTGCCGGGATGACTTGTTGCTGGTGCGTTGACTGATGGTTATGCAATTTCAGACTTCACCGGTAGCTCATAGCAAAATAGTAGGGCCTAGCGACGAGCGGTTACTTTTTCTGTTTGCAGAATGAAGTCAATGATAGACAACTAGATCTAGTTAAATTTAGTGCGGCTCAGTTCACATGGATGTAGTTAAATTTAGTGCGGTGCAGTTCATTTGATCTCTTTTCTGTTCGCAGAATGTAAGTCGATGATAGATAACTGGATGTAGTTAAATTTAGTGCGGCGCAGTTCCCATGAGATGTTGGTTGAATTTTCACCATGATGTAACTGACCGGGCTGTTAGTGCAATTTTTATCGCAACATTGTTTGATGGATTTTTGTACCAGAAAATTCACAATTTTGGTGAATATGTCAAATAATATG includes the following:
- the LOC127306770 gene encoding isopentenyl phosphate kinase-like, whose product is MKSADAGGAAITNKGELQSIDEGSLRSACAQLRQAMSGSGDATPEKVMGMDWSRRPDDPADPAVDTEGFRDMAGLGIDTNFIVVHDAGMYSSKSVVASGLWFSVFGLLMMSLSGWFVV